cagcaactgGCCTCTagcccagcatgatgatgacgtccatcgggtgGCAATGAGAACAGATGACACGGGCTCCGACCGGACCATCGAGGAGACTGGGGAGATGCACCCCAGGCGTGGTCGCTGACCAaatgaccggagtcctagcctagatggcccaggaccacgggcctttggccagGCATCTAGAGAGtgccgttcccacagcgcttccgaccgccgACCAAAATCGCCAAATATACTAGGGAGATGAATCCcgatatatggctcgaagacttttggtTCACCTACCGAGCtgggggagtggatgatgatcacttcatcatcagtacctccccatctgtgtaggggaacatgttcgagcgtggctcgaattcctctcgcacgacagcatccgcgactgggcggacctcaagagggtcttcgtcgggaacctccaggggacgtatgtccaccctggaaactcctgggacctcaagagctaccagcaggagcccagtgagtccctgtgggattacattTGTAGGTTCTCAAGGCAGTGCAACTCCCTACCTGATGTCGTCGATGTGGACGTCATCAACGCATTCCTCcttgggacaacctgtgagtccttgatgcACAAGCTTGGCTACTTGAAGCCCCaaaccacccgcgacctgctcgacatcgccacgaaccatgcctccgATGAGGAGGCGATCAGagtggtcttcaacggaggccgggagaagggcaaggccaagcgcgaggaccaagacgagggcccctacacgcagaggggcaagaagaacaagaaggatcggcgccgacaggccaactccacgttggtcgccgtagctgaccaccatgggcaagcagccctagccgGGCCTGCCTAActacttcaacaagctcatggatagcccatgcaccaaccacgcctactccgtcaaacacctctacaaggactgtgagctcctcaaatgtttcctgcgACAAGCCGgcggaccaaaagaaggaaacgacaaagaggcggcagccaagaaaggaggcgcggtgGGCAAGGACGAGGATAGCTTCCCCaaccccgaggaatgcatcatgatcttcgggggatccgatgccaactgctccaagcgccagcacaaggtacactACAGATAGGCATGCACCGccgagacggccatcccctccttccttagctggttggaatcttcgatcaccttcaattagagggaccatccctcccacgtcgccagactgggacgctacccgctcgtcatcgaccccatcctctgcaagaagtgcctcaccaaggtgctgatggatagaggcagcggcctcaatatcccctacattgacaccctcgacgccatgtgcatccctcGATCGGAACTCCACCCAGCAGGCTCTCCCTTTCACGGCATGATCCTAGGAGCGTAGgcgtacccgctcgggcagatcgacctacccatcacttttggcaaccaagccaacttccactcgaaggtcctcaccttcgaagtggtggacttcccagggtcctaccatgccatcttagggcggccatgctacgccaaattcatggcgatccccaactaaacctacctcaagctaaagatgccaggaccaaacggcgtcatcaccgtgggtagcgcattctcgcacgccttcatgtgtgaccacgagcatttcgagctcaccaCTGCAGTCATCAACTCGTCTGAGCTCCCGTGGCTCAGGGAGTCGTCGACCCTAGCAGTCCTgcactgcaacaaaccaacctcctcaatgGCCTTCCGTCCACTCGAGGAGACTAAGGCGGTGGGAATCAATCCCACTGACCCTACCAAGACGGCACAGACTGGGacctagctcctggccaaataggaatgcgagctcatcgacttcctatgcgccaatcgcgatgtcttcgcatggaaaccttttgCCAtgccgagaaaagagactcctccccctcctccccctcctcctccatcttcatcagcgccgggaaaacagaattctcatcgtcatcctcctcctcctcctccacctcagcccaaaacaagatcaaggacatcctcgcagccgtagaaaaggtccttggattcggtcactaatgctcccaaagtggaccaatagaaaataaaaaggtcgttcagtggcagcgttaccaccttgatgaaagaaaaatttacagcacacatctcgaaggaagattgtgttagtttcttcaatctctgtgcctcactgccttcgtttttgttgaagttcgaattcgaaaggcaaacacagaataaatacgctacaacaagagacgaagaaatacacaataaagatttaaggaacatacagaagtacatcgaagacaacccaggattaaccatggaagaggccgcgaccatctattatgatgtaaaagggacggcaacaccggcaatgaagtatgaaaggggcaatcttttggatcccgatgatgagtataaaaatctgacaacatatatgcgccagttgcatgaatattacatggctcaagcaacagagacggacgactttggttttgaggttattatccgttcgccacatgttttccaatatcctgaagaagagaagttcgatgtcgagtgggagtgcttgtttcagctataccagaaacgatCTCTCggtgttcaaatgttgacgttgtggactatgtaagtaccctacacgcacgatattacaattaactactctctcgagacaaattgttaacttttgagcactttctATGATTTTATgtaagtgtatagcaaaattttgcattctaaaaagcaaatgggattacataggcttcttggaccccttgcgagtcaatgagatgACATGTCTAGACCTCTATGGatatgacgtggaagacctaaaacagagattgattgttgttttcgacgaattcacgatgaaaaagaaaacccacatatttttagcctacaactacgagtatgtgttctcagcttttaattttatgcttcttttttcgttaagattattcgataattaggattctgtgattgtagcaaccatttcatctttatttgtgtcaatcttgccaaaaatctgatcgaggtgtgggactcgaagaaaaaatcatttgatcatctggatgcactggtggcagtgctgaattagtaagcgataataacatattattttctaatcacacataccgctttctaatgtttctccctttaatgttgctcagtgtccgaagaagacgtatcggtgggacgccggtcccattcaaggttgtccaaatggaggggaagtacctgtcacagccggcgggaaacaatgaatgcgggttttatgtaatgtaggcaatgcttcgctacatcggcgtgaaatcggaagaagccgataagttggtgtgtataatccctatttttttatgtctgttaataattcaataaaatgatttaatgttcctctttggatatcatcttttttgaatgacagcgcaagaaatataaccaccaaaggctgttagacatggagatcgtcgcactgcaatcggagctcgcaaaattcatcttagccgaggtattggaagaagatggagtattttctatttcacaatccgtgaggtacaatgaccagtatggcccagagcggctcgcaagattattgtaagaagttcgagaagcatgtgtgaagtccaagaacatttcttttttattttgagggatcgagatgtggttAAGAACATTTGGATTGTAatcataacatttgtaatgtttaatattgatggacctgtcgtctacgtagcgtatataaaacgagacccgattccacgaaaaaatttaaattaaaataaataataaaatacgaacgggccatcaccgccggttagcaattaaccggcagtgttgtcgtaaacatcactgccagttagaaacaaaccgacagtgttggcttgctcaacactgcaaCCTTGAACCataaaccgacactgatagttacgacaacactgccggtttgatccatgaaccgacactgatatttactacaatactgtcggtttgatccatgaaccgacagtgtaggcttgcttaacactgctggcttgagccaagaaccgacactcttgaagcaaccatcactgtcaattggcactacaaaccggcagtgttgttcaactggacactgtcgggtggagtcagaaaccgacactgtttcttgtagatcagtgtcagtttttaaggaccggcagtgatgtcaacctcccatcactgccggtatgccactgttggttcaaaatccgacagtaaagtgggtttttgaaccggcagtaatGTCCATATCTGCGGTAGTACTTATTCATTGATGATCAAATATATGCACTGGCCAGACCAATCACTGTTTTCAGAATGAGTGCACTTGAAGAAAATCTGAGCTCCTAGATCCTAATTAACATGTATGTTTTGTTGCAAAATTGGATAATGGTCACATCTGTTGCATACTAGTGTCTGGGGCGCGCGCATTCGCGCGCCCGTGAGGTGTTGGGGCAACTAATTGCAGGGATCTAATGTTAGTGTATTTGTGCGAGATATAGGATGGTGGTCCATTAGTACACCGAAGATTAAAAGGTATCTATATTACAAGAGTATTTGCTACTATCATAGCACATATGTTCGCGATCACATATAGGCTATATAAAAATTACAATAATTAGAGGCGGCAGTTGATAAACTTTTGGGCTAGCAGACTCTGTTGAAGTAGCCGTTTTGGCATGTGCGCTTGTCTTCAGAGTCGCCGGCGCTGCCTGTTTCCTAACTGGATTCATCAGTTTCGGAGTTGCGCCTTGGAGTAGCTGTGGCGGACCATTGTTTACAGAGACACAAGTTTCATAACTGTAAATTAGTAAAGAGTTGTATGTGTAAATAAGTATTAGCATGGACTTACGGTTGTAGTAGGAGTCGTCTTCAGGTGGATGGAGACGTGGGCCTGCACAAGTAACTGTGTGATATTAGTGTTTGTGTTAGAGCGAGTCATTGATTTGTGTGCCTAATTATTTTTGTATGCAGATAATGATAGCCGATGACTTTGTTTTGTAGGAGGCATTAGTTTTTTTTAGGTTATGTGGCTGTACCTATGGGATGTGGTAGCAAGTATAAATATAAGGAGCTGTTTTTGGAGTTGATGACTTATGGCTGTACCATGTGGATGAGATGTGATCTCATCATCGGAGTAGGAGTATAGGTCACGGCGGTCTGACGTATCAAGCACTGAGTCTCCTGTATGAAACAAAAGGAGAAAAAAGAGTTACTGTGATAAAGCAAGCATAGGTAGGTGGACGTAGTAATTCTCGTTGCGCTGTTAATCAATAATTACCTCGAATATGAGAGATGCGTTCCTCTGGTGGAGTGTCCCTGCCTTGCATTTGCTCTGTGAGTATTTCATATTTCAATGCCCAGATATCGACAATATCATTGGTCGCAGGTGTGTTTCTGAAACCTATGTGGGCTTGGAGGGGTAGTGCAGAGAGCTGGGCACGGACTGTTATTTCATATTGGAGAGTAGCAGGTATGAAGTTTATTTCATTGATAGTGCAAAGTCTATCAAACAGGCGGTATATGACTGAGCTGGAGCATAGGTGCGGTGGTATGCCGGAGACGTAGATGATGAGTCGCTCGTATGGTTCATTTGTAGGGGTATCCCTAGCGAGGTGCAGATTTAATGGATTGGATCTGAGCAAATCCTGTAGTGGAACTGAGGTGGCACCGTGTTGTGGTTTCCATGGCATGAATACGAAGCTGTTATTGTTGATCCTTATGAAACAGCTGGTTAGCAGGTGAGTTTTGGCAGCTGGTGTGGGTAGGCGAAGGAAAAATCCTAGTCCATAGTAGGATATGCTTTCGAGGGTTACGGTGATTCCATGATGCTGGTAGATTGCATCTTTGAGCTCATAGGCATTGCATGAGAGTGAATCTGTGTCTGGAGCAGCTACCATGATGGCATTGGCAAAAGAGTTTGTCTCAAGATCTGTCAGGTCTGTGTTGTCGATGATTGTAAGATTGGAGAAAGGGGGTCTTggcatctatatatatatatatatatatatatatatatatatatatatatatatatatatatatatatatatatataacagtaTTAATGTAATATCTAAGAAATTTGTTGGCATATATTGAATAAAGGCCGTCTTCGTATCTATTAAAAAAAAGGAGCACCATTGTATGTTGTCTGCAGTGTGCAGGGAAGAACTTTACAGTTACATTCCTGTGGTTGTTTTGGTGTCTAAGCACCGGTAGGTTGTCATGGTCTACTTGTGACTTGTAGTATGAGTAAAATGATTTGTGGAAAATTTGGCTTCTTTGTTGGTAACGACGGTAACCATGGGTGCATGAATCGTAATCGTAGATATTAGGCTGAGCAACGAATGAGGGTGAGGCGAAGGATGTATACCTTGTATCCGTGGTGGATAGCAGCTGCATGTTTTCTTTTGTCGGAGATAAGAGGTTCGCCGCGTCTTGTccccgcgtcgccgtggccaccaAATTGGGCCAATGTTTTGCCTGGGCAATCGCCCGCTGTGTGCTCGCCCCGTGCAGTCGCCTCACTTCTAGGTAGGGCCCGCCCTAGGTGAGGTCGCCACACTTGCCTCTTGCGCCGCCGCGTCTGACCGCTATAGCTAGGGCTGAGGTTTCCTTTCTAGGGGCTGCGAGGAGCGAgcggcgtggaggaggaggaggaggagctgctgcCTCGCCGCTACCGTCTCagatgggaggaggaggagaaggagcaggGAAGCACAGCGCGGCGGCGGATGGCGAAGTCGGCACCGCTCTGATTGTTTGCTGGCGTGGTCGAGGCGTGGATTTGGGGAAAATGAGCGGTGGGGTGGAAGCCATCGTCTGTTTCGGATAAGGAGGTTGGGGCCTTTTTTCTATGACTGGAACGGGCCTATGCGGGCTTATGCATATTTGCCTGATGGGCTTATGCGGGCTTTTTTTTGGGTCCAAATGATTTTTGGTATAATGCTGTgtacattttttttttgtctggtTTGACGACATGGCCAAGCATATTTTTGTGGAAGAAGCGTTAAACACCTGAGccgagagaaaaaaaaagcaaCGGTAGTCACCATGAAATACTAAAGAAACGATGCCGcgctttttttttttgtgaccTCCTAACTGGGCTTGAATCAACATAGAGAAACACTAACATGAAGAACAACATTGCTGCACGGTGGTGTTTACCAACTCGGTGGATGAAAACTAAAAGATTGCATACAGATGCCGCAGCATCATTATGTATACAAGATCATGGATGTATGCATACAATGGTCTATCCCTGTCAAACCAGGATAAGATCAGATGGTCGGTGTCTAGGCTCTGGATACTGATATATAGGCGATGGACAATGGTTAAATACGAAAAGGTTGCTTGTACAGGGCAAGACTCATCCACCAGATCATTTGAAGGAATCCAACATTCAATACGTAGAAATCATGACAGTGCTATGCATGTACTTAGAACGCTGAATCTGAATCGGTGAGCCATCGCAAGAGTATCTTATAGTTTTGTTGAAAACAGCATCAAGTTCAGAGAATCAATCTACACCCAGGCTACAACAAAGGATATATAGTTGACAAATGCAAGACCATGTGAGTCTCAGCGGAGTGAACACTTGCCATTTCAGAATGATCATGACAGACTGACAAAAGCGAAGAGGCTGCTCTGTTTCGAGCACAAATGTATGTGTTGCTTCGTACTTGACGAGGTAACCAACGACATCTTAAAAATTTAGAGGCCAACAGCACCAGTCAACAAGAAAATGACTAATTGAAAGTGAAGATAGAGTTTATCTGCAACATATTCTAGACCTAGAACAAACCTGTTAAGTTGTAGACCATTCGTGTTGGTTTTATGGCTGGGAACTGAGTGATCCTATAAATGTATTCAGGAATTGTCTGTGGAGGGTTTTGAACAACCTCAATAGTTGTCTGGGCTGCCATCTCTATCATCAGATCTCTGTCAACTGGCCTATAGCTTTTCTTCGCACTGTCAACGAGGAATTTCTTGATGATATAAACCTTTCCAACTTCAAAAAGAGATGCCTTGGATTTGATTAGGTCATTTGAAATCTCTGCATACATGGCGTGTCCCTGTAATTGTAAATATGCAATGAATTGATTAGATGCTATCAATATGAACATGTAATAGCAAAAGGTATAGTATTGATTCTATTGTTTGAAGGCTAACTAATTTTAAGATGGTTTTGACCAAGTCAGGAAGGTACCCGTGCGTCTGCTAGAACCATGCCAACATACAAAGGTGGTCCTTGGCCCATGTTTTCATAGTGTGTCCATTTTCTGATGACTCGAGTAGTTATGCCTTGTGCGTGGCGACCTTTCTGCAGATTGCTGAGAAACCTTGGCTGCTGCATGGTGCACCTAGTATATATGAAAGAAGTTGTTATTTGTAGTATGGAGGTAGTTTTAAAATAGCAGAAATAGAagcttgctctctttttccaTTTTGGATAAGCAATTATTGTTTCATTTCTTAGTTTATCAAAAAAAGTGCAGATGCTGCATTCCTGTACATATTGATAGCACTACCTAAATCCCTCCGTGGAAGGATTTTCAAAAGCATCTATACAGGCCAAATTTTGGCTATGGCAGGCACGCAGGCCTCTTGCAATGGACTGTGCATATATAGGTACACTACTTAAATTATCATGGGCTGAACAGATGCAAACAGAAAGCAAAATACTATTGAAAGCAGGTGGAGTTTGGTATGTCAAATGCATAGATATGGCTGGCTTCATCTTTTATCTAGTCTAAATACTGAAGCACTTCTCTGTAGACTACATTCTTGGTCTCATCGGTAGCTTTTCCATCGTCATCTTCGATGTATATCTTGAGACCTTGCTCTGTAGTTGCACGTGATACAGCAACGTATAGCTGTCCATGTGAAAAAATAGGCTTTTTGAGGTAGACGCCAACAGCTGAGAGAGTTTGTCCCTGGCTCTTGTTGATTGTCATAGCGTAGCATACTTTGATAGGATATTGTCAGCGCTGTAGAACAAATGGCCATCTGTTACTTTTTAAACTTAAGGCTATGCGAGGTATAGCGAAGGCTTGATTCGCCTGTCGCCCATTCATAATCTTAGCCTCAATTGTCCATTCTCCAACCGAAGTGACGATCAGTCTTGTACCATTGCAAAGACCAGCCCTTTGGTTGAGATTGCGCAGCAACATTACTGGGATTCCTGGTTTCAAAATGATTTTATGTTGTGGGAAATTATTACCATTGATTGAGTTTAAGAACTCAACTGGGTATAAGAGGTCATATGCTTCTTGTTGAGCAGTGGATTTGTCAATAGTATCTGAGCTCAGGCATTCCTTCTCTGTACCAGGGACTAAGGGGATCATGTAATCATTAACAGTATCTGTTAGTTCATTTGTTGGAGCTAGTATAGCTCTCTGTGATAAGTATATAGGGTCTTTGTATTTGGCACGAAAGCTAGGATAAACTGAGTGGACAATAGCTGCAAGCCTGTCCTCATCAGGAGTGATAAGCAGCTGCTGTGGTACTATAATCCACCTTGGTTCGTCGTCTGTGTCTCTAGCTGTGCATGGTATTTTGCCCTCACCGATGTCCAATATCCACCTACTAAATGCTGCCACCTCTTGCTGTTTAGAAGGATCATCCGGTGAACATACCAATCGCATATTCTGTTTTAGACGCAGGATTTCAACATGGGTCCATAACCGAGACCTGATGACAGCGGAGCTAATGATATCTTCTTTGGTACCACCTTCAACCACAGGTAAGATTTGTCTGAGGTCTCCTCCTAGAACAACTTTTCCACCAAATGGTATATGAGCAGCTtctgggcttttggctttttcaATATCCCTGAATGTGCGGTCTAAGGCCTCGAAGCATCTTCTATTAGCCATGAGGGCCTCATCCCAGATGACCAGGCTTGTGAGCTCAATAAGCTCAGAAAGCATTGTGCCCCTACTAACATCGCAGACTGTATCCTCTTCTATCTCACAAGGAATTTTGAACCTTGAGTGAGCCATACGACCTCCTTGGAGCAGCAGCGCTGCTACACCTGAGGAAGCCACGGTCAGTACAATCTTATTCTTTGCTCTAAGATATCCAACCATTCTATTCCATAAGTATGTTTTACCGGTGCCTCCGTATCCTGAAACAAAGAAGAATCCAGGCTGGTTTTGTTCAACTCTTTGGACTATTGTGTTGAAAGCATTTGCCTGATCTTCGTTGAGAGAAATAGTTGGATTATTCATATCAATGGATGGATCCGAGGGATGTGATAGCTCCTCTTCAACCAGACGATTGTATAGAACAGGATATTCAGAATGGGTCTTTGGAGGTAGATTGTAGTCAGCTATGTTCTTACCACTCTGCGAGAATAAAATGGCTAGCTCATCAAGAAGAAAATCTCTAGCCCGTGAATCAGGTACTGCGTAGTTTGGATCACCGACCATATCTCTATATTGATAGATAATGTCATCAGACAGATGACGCCatactttttcaaagaaactCTTTTTGTCACCTACCTCATAGAACAGGATCATGGTAACGAACAAGCTTCGCAGTTGCGCTGAAGTAGCCCAAGCAGCCGACTCATCAAAGGCATTATACCACTCTTGGTCATCACCAAGGAGACCATGTGATCGGCATGCCTCTTTAAAAGTGTGATGATATGTTCCATTATGAAATCTAAGGTTTTCATAGCTGGTAGCACCTTTCACTATCAGAAGCAGCATGCGAAGGTAGTACCGCTCACCAGCCGATGGGTGTACATAATGGAGCCTGCCTATCTTACCAAACTTTTGCCTCCGCTTATGCCATTTCCTGTCTCTTTGATCCCATAACCATCTAGAGGGAAATTGCGGATAAGTGAGCGCTCTAGCTTCAGTAAAAATTGCATTACACTTAAACCACTgagtcaacattgttcttctcaAAAACTCTGCTGATACTAATTTCTCCATTTTGGTCCTTGCGCTAAAGCTGACAAAATTTTCATTCGGAAGGTGAACAGGCATTCTCTCTACCGCTGGGTGGTGTCTGTGGATATCATATCCAAATATTCTCCAGCATGCATCTTGTTCACAGATATATCTGCAATCGAGGTATTCTTTTACCTCATTTATAGTGTTTGTTTCGTTATCATATGGTGCTAGTTGGCCTTTCTTAACTCTCTGTAGGTAAGCTTTGCTACAATCTGCTCCCTTGGTCACATATTTGAAAAGGTACTTGATGAAGGTCGTTTTATTGCACCATTCAACATTTATATGTGCCTGGTACTTTTTGAGTAGCAGCATATTATATGGGACAACCCATCTATTATCCATTTGGAAGCCTCCTTTGCGAACAAAAAGTGTATTTGTTCGTCTCTTGTACACTGCAAAACCATTCTTGCTAACCATAGTGGCTGCCTCATATGGCTTGGGAAAATGTTTTGAGCATTTATTCTTTTTCATGCAGGGACATTTTGGGTTGTCTTTACCACAAGGGCCATGTATCATATGTTCGGAGACAAGAGCATAGCCAAGTGGATCTATTTTTGGATCAGGTATCTCTACAGTGACATATTTGTCAATCATTGCTGCAGTTGGAGTTGATGTATCCGTGGAAGTCCATAGAATAATATGGGCATGTGGCAGTCCCCTTTTCTGGAATTCGACAGTGTGGAGCACTGCATTGGAAAAAGAGGGATCTTAAGAATTTGTAAGAAATAGTGGGTTGTTAGGAAACCGCACGCAGGTACGTACGAATGGAAAGGACTTTATCGAAGCAAGGATAGCAAGACACTATGCATAAACATGAGTGTACCTGCATTGCAGGGTCCAAAAGATATACCAGCTTTGATATCATGCAGAAGTTCCTCTAATTTCATATTAAAGACCCTGACTATCAGATCATTCCTATCAACTGGCTTTTGTCCAGGATCAAAGATGGCTTCAGCGATTTCAGGCCATTTGGGATTGCATGTGAAAGTAACGAAGAAATCTGGAGGACCATATTCTCGACAAATTGCGATCCCATCATGATAATTTTGTATCATGTAACGTCTGCCACCTGTGTGCGACGCTGGTAGCACGGTCATCTTCCCCATCTCGCTGCCCTCTGTGGATCCTCTATTTACTGCATCACAAATTCCTTGGATACTTTCCATTCTAATATCAGCTTGGTTTTCTACTATGTACCGTAGCCTGTTTTCATCTACACAGGCCCGAGCATCCACCTTAGCCTGACTTGAGAGTGCACCATAACACAAATACGGATTTGGTTCATCTTTCCTATAATGGAACATGTAGCAGTAGTAGTCCTGCATGGTGATTTTTATATGGGCATTGGCTCTTGTCTGTATGGCTCCATTGTAGAGAACCCCAGGTTGCCAACCGCGCTCAGCATATGGAAATAATAAAGGATATTGAAGCGCCATGAAAGCGGGATGCAGAGCAGAAATCTGTTGAAGATCTCCTGCTTGTTTTTACACAATAATATCCCGCTCAAAGGCTTCGTAGCTGAAATCACCAACTACTAACATAGCCAGCTGATCTGTAGTTGGTAAGCTGTACTGAGGCGGATCACCGTCTCTTGGGCCAACTATGCGAATAACAAAGtcttctgtttcatcatctgtcaACCGGTCCCTCGCCATCCGAAACTGCTGCGCGAATGAGTTGTGTTGATCAAGCATGGCAGCTAGGGACTCAACAATAGCAGGATCTAGATCCGATCCTGTAGCGTCATGATGACCTAAAGAAGCAATTCTATTTTGCACCTCGTGCGATGTATCATACACATATAGTTGTATGAACTTGGCAGGCTCATCATCCGGTGGCAGCAAAGAACCTATGCGGTGATGAATTTGTCCACAAATCTTAAAAACCGGAGGACCTCCACCATCATTCATGGATCGGTCTATGTTTGCTCCCATCGAAGTGAAGGCAAAAAGGCAATTGTACTGCCTGATATTTTTCATGAATTTATTAGAGATAGGACCACCGTCAAATCTCGCAAGAGTTGCTAGAGGCTCAGGTCTTGGCAGGAACCGCGGAATGGCGACTCTGCCTCCTTTGCAGCACCTGTTGTAGATAACTGAGCCCGAAGAACCCTGGGAGTCCTTGCCAATCCTTTCAGCGTGCCAAAAAATGGCTCGGCAGTTGCAGCATTGCTGATCAGGTGGACCATAATATGATCTTCCAGGATATGAAACTGGTTCATAGATATGGAACAGGCAGATGCATAGTAAGAAGCTCATTTTTTTTTGGGCCTGGGCTATGCACCGTGCTAAAAGTAAAAGCACATGTGCTGTGAAGATATGGAATCAGTACCTTTGAGGGCTTCTACGAAGGCCTCATCAAACTGGCCACAGTCTAGATCAGCACTGTGCCTAGATGCAGCACCTGT
Above is a genomic segment from Miscanthus floridulus cultivar M001 chromosome 3, ASM1932011v1, whole genome shotgun sequence containing:
- the LOC136541390 gene encoding uncharacterized protein isoform X1 codes for the protein MAAQQTLEAPVHAESSGIPTSAGRRARPRNNTSCPLETSNPAACRSKRRKLLNQHRLVWRGAASRHSADLDCGQFDEAFVEALKVSYPGRSYYGPPDQQCCNCRAIFWHAERIGKDSQGSSGSVIYNRCCKGGRVAIPRFLPRPEPLATLARFDGGPISNKFMKNIRQYNCLFAFTSMGANIDRSMNDGGGPPVFKICGQIHHRIGSLLPPDDEPAKFIQLYVYDTSHEVQNRIASLGHHDATGSDLDPAIVESLAAMLDQHNSFAQQFRMARDRLTDDETEDFVIRIVGPRDGDPPQYSLPTTDQLAMLVVGDFSYEAFERDIIV
- the LOC136541390 gene encoding uncharacterized protein isoform X2; translated protein: MAAQQTLEAPVHAESSGIPTSAGRRARPQTSNPAACRSKRRKLLNQHRLVWRGAASRHSADLDCGQFDEAFVEALKVSYPGRSYYGPPDQQCCNCRAIFWHAERIGKDSQGSSGSVIYNRCCKGGRVAIPRFLPRPEPLATLARFDGGPISNKFMKNIRQYNCLFAFTSMGANIDRSMNDGGGPPVFKICGQIHHRIGSLLPPDDEPAKFIQLYVYDTSHEVQNRIASLGHHDATGSDLDPAIVESLAAMLDQHNSFAQQFRMARDRLTDDETEDFVIRIVGPRDGDPPQYSLPTTDQLAMLVVGDFSYEAFERDIIV
- the LOC136542872 gene encoding uncharacterized protein yields the protein MALQYPLLFPYAERGWQPGVLYNGAIQTRANAHIKITMQDYYCYMFHYRKDEPNPYLCYGALSSQAKVDARACVDENRLRYIVENQADIRMESIQGICDAVNRGSTEGSEMGKMTVLPASHTGGRRYMIQNYHDGIAICREYGPPDFFVTFTCNPKWPEIAEAIFDPGQKPVDRNDLIVRVFNMKLEELLHDIKAGISFGPCNAVLHTVEFQKRGLPHAHIILWTSTDTSTPTAAMIDKYVTVEIPDPKIDPLGYALVSEHMIHGPCGKDNPKCPCMKKNKCSKHFPKPYEAATMVSKNGFAVYKRRTNTLFVRKGGFQMDNRWVVPYNMLLLKKYQAHINVEWCNKTTFIKYLFKYVTKGADCSKAYLQRVKKGQLAPYDNETNTINEVKEYLDCRYICEQDACWRIFGYDIHRHHPAVERMPVHLPNENFVSFSARTKMEKLVSAEFLRRTMLTQWFKCNAIFTEARALTYPQFPSRWLWDQRDRKWHKRRQKFGKIGRLHYVHPSAGERYYLRMLLLIVKGATSYENLRFHNGTYHHTFKEACRSHGLLGDDQEWYNAFDESAAWATSAQLRSLFVTMILFYEVGDKKSFFEKVWRHLSDDIIYQYRDMVGDPNYAVPDSRARDFLLDELAILFSQSGKNIADYNLPPKTHSEYPVLYNRLVEEELSHPSDPSIDMNNPTISLNEDQANAFNTIVQRVEQNQPGFFFVSGYGGTGKTYLWNRMVGYLRAKNKIVLTVASSGVAALLLQGGRMAHSRFKIPCEIEEDTVCDVSRGTMLSELIELTSLVIWDEALMANRRCFEALDRTFRDIEKAKSPEAAHIPFGGKVVLGGDLRQILPVVEGGTKEDIISSAVIRSRLWTHVEILRLKQNMRLVCSPDDPSKQQEVAAFSRWILDIGEGKIPCTARDTDDEPRWIIVPQQLLITPDEDRLAAIVHSVYPSFRAKYKDPIYLSQRAILAPTNELTDTVNDYMIPLVPGTEKECLSSDTIDKSTAQQEAYDLLYPVEFLNSINEQGLKIYIEDDDGKATDETKNVVYREVLHP